A region of Lysobacter stagni DNA encodes the following proteins:
- a CDS encoding inositol monophosphatase family protein yields the protein MQKPAVTLMVKAARAAGNVLLRHMNKLDALNVVEKDRMDYASEVDGLAEKEIIKEFRRATPDYAILGEETGSMGQNRFTWVIDPLDGTSNYLHGIPHFCVSIALVENGEPIHGVIFDPLRNDLFTASRGSGAMLNERKIRIADRKDLAGAMVITGFPPRERERVSAQLKCVDALLLEAEDIRRTGSAALDLAYVACGRADAYFEAGVKPWDIAAGVLLVREAGGKVCDFRGRTTGPMDNRGLPGRQLVAGNLKICDALQQKIVNTGYAAAFD from the coding sequence ATGCAGAAACCCGCCGTCACCCTCATGGTCAAGGCCGCCCGCGCCGCCGGCAACGTGCTGCTGCGGCACATGAACAAGCTCGACGCGCTGAACGTGGTCGAGAAGGACCGGATGGACTATGCCAGCGAGGTCGATGGCCTCGCCGAGAAGGAAATCATCAAGGAATTCCGCCGCGCCACGCCGGACTACGCCATCCTGGGCGAGGAAACCGGTTCGATGGGCCAGAACCGCTTCACCTGGGTGATCGATCCGCTCGACGGCACCAGCAACTACCTGCACGGCATCCCGCATTTCTGCGTGTCGATCGCGCTGGTCGAGAACGGCGAGCCGATCCACGGCGTCATCTTCGACCCGCTGCGCAACGACCTGTTCACCGCCAGCCGCGGCAGCGGCGCCATGCTCAACGAGCGCAAGATCCGCATCGCCGACCGCAAGGATCTGGCCGGCGCGATGGTCATCACCGGTTTCCCGCCGCGCGAGCGCGAGCGCGTCAGCGCGCAGCTCAAGTGCGTGGATGCACTGCTGCTGGAGGCCGAGGACATCCGCCGTACCGGTTCGGCCGCGCTGGACCTGGCCTACGTCGCCTGCGGCCGCGCCGATGCCTACTTCGAAGCCGGCGTGAAGCCGTGGGACATCGCCGCCGGCGTGCTGCTGGTGCGCGAGGCGGGCGGCAAGGTCTGCGATTTCCGCGGCCGCACCACCGGCCCGATGGACAACCGCGGCCTGCCGGGGCGTCAGCTGGTCGCCGGCAACCTCAAGATCTGCGACGCCCTGCAGCAGAAGATCGTCAACACCGGTTACGCGGCCGCGTTCGACTGA
- a CDS encoding RNA methyltransferase: protein MSSESNSPRPAADAPAARVRIVLVGTQHPGNIGSAARAMKTMGLSRLVLVAPEKAPSAESYALAAGADDVLGEAVTVETLADAVADCRLVLGCTARSRRVQLEELSPRDAAARAVGAVGEAAGGAEVALVFGRERTGLSNDELQLCHAAVHIPANPDYSSLNLAAAVQVLSYELRMAVLDTVGSQAAGEAEQRDPPASHAEMEGFFAQLAETLDAIDFHKGRAPESAMRKLRRLYLRAGLDTREVRILRGILADAQRMAMLAGSKR from the coding sequence ATGAGTTCCGAATCCAATTCCCCCCGTCCCGCTGCCGATGCCCCGGCGGCCCGTGTCCGCATCGTCCTGGTCGGCACCCAGCACCCCGGCAACATCGGCTCGGCCGCGCGCGCCATGAAGACCATGGGGCTCTCGCGCCTGGTGCTGGTGGCGCCCGAAAAGGCCCCCAGCGCCGAGTCCTACGCCCTGGCCGCCGGCGCGGACGACGTGCTCGGCGAGGCCGTCACCGTCGAGACCCTGGCCGATGCCGTGGCCGACTGCCGCCTGGTGCTGGGCTGTACCGCCCGCAGCCGTCGCGTCCAGCTGGAGGAGCTGTCCCCGCGCGACGCGGCGGCGCGCGCGGTGGGCGCGGTGGGCGAAGCCGCGGGCGGTGCCGAGGTCGCCCTGGTCTTCGGACGCGAGCGCACCGGGCTGAGCAACGACGAGCTGCAGTTGTGCCACGCCGCCGTCCATATCCCGGCCAACCCGGACTACAGCTCGCTCAACCTCGCCGCCGCCGTGCAGGTCCTGAGCTACGAACTGCGCATGGCCGTGCTCGACACGGTCGGATCGCAGGCCGCGGGCGAGGCCGAGCAGCGCGACCCGCCGGCCTCGCATGCGGAGATGGAGGGCTTCTTCGCCCAGCTGGCCGAAACCCTGGACGCCATCGACTTCCACAAGGGGCGGGCACCGGAGTCGGCAATGCGCAAACTGCGCCGGCTGTACCTGCGGGCCGGGCTGGACACGCGCGAGGTGCGGATCCTGCGCGGCATCCTGGCCGACGCCCAGCGCATGGCGATGCTGGCCGGGTCAAAACGCTGA